The Candidatus Kapaibacterium sp. genome includes a region encoding these proteins:
- a CDS encoding DUF1343 domain-containing protein, which produces MIYCQFRILIFLLFLSNSVVAWSQQTTLPGIDVLQAESFASISGKKILLLSNSSGRNSKGQSTLEILSKSNKFEFLGVLAPEHGYYTAVPAGQSISEETIDGIKIYSIYGSTKEPDKGLMRHADAIVVDIQDIGVRSYTYISSLHRTMKAAAQSGKQLIVLDRPNPIGGLIVDGNVLEPGMESFVGVVQIPYIHGLTIGELALMINEEGWLGIGANNEALKCDLQVIRMSGWQRWMAWEDTGLMWFPTSPHVPTPDAVRGLACLGIYGEIGLMSIGIGSTSPFQYFGSPSFNPKAVLKILEKENLLGLYLSQSRFQPFYGMYSNKSIEAVLLRFAPNQDFRPYTWGLKLVLAAREVHPDLFKSETKRAGIDMFHKVTGTKDLYNALFNNLPDDVVLKIANRGVEDFLLLRSKYFLY; this is translated from the coding sequence ATGATATATTGTCAATTCCGAATTTTGATTTTTTTACTTTTTCTATCAAATTCAGTTGTGGCATGGTCCCAACAAACAACTTTGCCCGGAATTGACGTTCTGCAAGCTGAATCTTTTGCTTCAATCAGTGGCAAAAAGATATTATTGCTGTCGAATAGCTCAGGACGTAACTCAAAGGGGCAATCAACTCTTGAAATACTTTCGAAATCAAACAAATTTGAATTCTTAGGTGTTTTAGCACCTGAACACGGCTACTACACTGCTGTTCCGGCAGGTCAATCAATAAGCGAAGAAACAATTGACGGAATTAAAATATATTCGATTTACGGTTCAACAAAAGAGCCTGATAAAGGCTTGATGAGACATGCCGATGCAATTGTAGTTGATATTCAAGACATCGGAGTTCGCTCTTACACATATATCAGTTCATTGCACCGAACCATGAAAGCCGCAGCACAATCCGGTAAGCAGCTTATTGTACTTGACCGCCCAAACCCAATTGGTGGATTGATTGTGGATGGCAATGTACTCGAGCCAGGAATGGAATCTTTTGTTGGAGTGGTGCAAATCCCTTATATTCATGGATTGACAATCGGCGAATTAGCATTGATGATTAATGAAGAAGGTTGGTTGGGAATTGGAGCTAACAATGAAGCACTGAAATGCGATTTGCAGGTCATCAGAATGTCGGGCTGGCAAAGATGGATGGCATGGGAAGATACAGGTTTGATGTGGTTTCCGACTTCGCCGCATGTCCCAACACCGGATGCCGTCAGAGGATTGGCTTGTTTGGGTATTTATGGCGAAATTGGGCTAATGAGCATCGGAATTGGCTCCACATCGCCTTTTCAATACTTTGGGAGTCCAAGTTTTAATCCCAAAGCAGTTTTGAAAATTCTCGAAAAAGAAAACTTGTTAGGATTGTACTTGTCGCAATCAAGGTTTCAGCCATTTTATGGAATGTATTCAAATAAGAGCATTGAGGCTGTTTTATTACGTTTCGCCCCCAATCAAGATTTTCGACCTTATACTTGGGGATTGAAATTAGTTTTGGCTGCAAGGGAAGTTCATCCCGATTTGTTCAAAAGTGAGACTAAAAGAGCCGGAATTGATATGTTTCACAAGGTAACGGGCACAAAAGATTTATACAATGCGCTTTTCAATAATTTGCCCGATGACGTGGTGCTGAAAATTGCAAATCGCGGAGTTGAAGATTTTTTGCTTCTCCGAAGCAAATATTTTCTTTATTGA
- a CDS encoding tetratricopeptide repeat protein, which produces MKTKFIVILAIFVLSSTQMISQWSIMRSDADSLVRLGTGYIYNVEFSKAEECFRQVKDIYPEHPAGYFLDAMVEWWRITLDRSTNRHDANFERKISQVVTMCDKLLKENPSNLNGLFFKAGAIGFRGRYFAQKEEWIKAARDGSSAYNLLIECYKIAPQNHDIMLGTGIYNYFAVAVPEKYPLLKPLLAFLPRGDKLLAMHQLRAAARNARYANIEAKTVLLQIYYSFERDNDFAHAMAQELFEAYPQNAYFHRYLGRVIVRKGLTDEYEKIWREILLKCMDKKFGYDNLTAREAMYYVGLALLKKGRYDQALRYFLKSDEGNVVLDKESSGFQVNSNLYIGNIYDVTGKRDLALQYYRKVLAMKDYEDSHRKAQNYINKGYGK; this is translated from the coding sequence ATGAAAACGAAATTTATTGTAATTCTCGCAATCTTTGTATTGAGCAGCACTCAAATGATTTCCCAATGGTCAATCATGCGTTCAGATGCTGATAGTCTGGTACGTCTGGGTACGGGATACATTTATAATGTCGAATTTAGCAAAGCTGAGGAATGCTTCAGACAGGTAAAGGATATATACCCTGAGCATCCTGCGGGATATTTTCTTGATGCAATGGTTGAATGGTGGCGAATAACTTTGGATAGGTCAACAAATCGGCATGACGCAAATTTTGAAAGAAAGATTTCGCAAGTAGTAACAATGTGTGACAAATTGTTGAAGGAAAATCCATCTAATTTGAACGGACTATTTTTCAAAGCCGGTGCAATTGGTTTTCGTGGACGCTATTTTGCTCAAAAAGAAGAATGGATAAAAGCTGCCAGAGATGGGAGCTCTGCGTATAATTTGTTAATCGAATGTTACAAAATTGCACCTCAAAACCATGACATAATGCTTGGAACGGGTATTTACAATTACTTTGCGGTAGCTGTTCCCGAAAAATACCCACTGCTGAAACCGCTGCTCGCTTTTTTACCACGTGGCGATAAGTTGTTAGCCATGCACCAATTACGTGCTGCCGCAAGGAATGCTCGGTATGCGAATATCGAAGCAAAAACTGTGCTTCTACAAATTTATTATTCATTCGAACGAGATAATGATTTCGCACATGCAATGGCTCAGGAATTATTCGAAGCATACCCACAAAATGCATATTTCCACAGATATTTGGGTAGAGTAATAGTACGCAAAGGTCTGACAGATGAGTATGAAAAGATTTGGCGTGAAATTTTGCTAAAATGCATGGACAAAAAATTCGGTTACGACAATCTGACTGCCCGCGAAGCAATGTATTACGTTGGTTTGGCGCTGCTGAAAAAAGGTCGCTATGACCAAGCCTTGAGATATTTTTTGAAATCTGACGAGGGAAATGTCGTGCTCGATAAAGAATCATCGGGATTTCAAGTAAACTCAAATCTGTATATCGGCAATATTTATGATGTGACAGGCAAACGGGACTTGGCACTTCAATATTATCGCAAAGTACTTGCTATGAAGGATTATGAGGATTCCCACAGAAAAGCACAAAATTATATCAATAAGGGATATGGCAAATGA